In Euphorbia lathyris chromosome 9, ddEupLath1.1, whole genome shotgun sequence, the following are encoded in one genomic region:
- the LOC136206909 gene encoding uncharacterized protein, translated as MVSDQEIAKGLETVLRQSNPQIVSSFDGVLQELQSNLGLDLSHKTAFIRDQINLLLRPHPNTTTTSTTTVTHQPPLPIRPQPQPPTLHHHLPHKDHFTLQHHPQFQQFPPHFALHPQHHHQVFPQDLNFRQPQFTPRPSHSHPQQQRQQPQTQPQPQPLPPPKIEVVSQDVTTPVPSELSKESAPVGTKRRGGPGGLNKVCGVSPELQAIVGEPALPRTEIVKQLWAYIRKNNLQDPSNKRKIICDDALRIVFETDCTDMFKMNKLLAKHIIALEPSKESSQAKRVKVEVEPKVETTEPGGSVVVISDALAKFLGAGGREMTHLEASRRVWEYIKVNHLEDPLNSMVILCDVKLRELLGCENISAVGVEEMLSRYHLFKRS; from the exons ATGGTGTCGGACCAGGAAATAGCTAAAGGTTTAGAGACTGTTCTCCGTCAATCAAACCCCCAAATCGTCTCCTCCTTTGACGGCGTTCTTCAGGAGCTCCAATCCAACTTAGGGTTAGACTTATCTCACAAAACAGCTTTCATTCGTGATCAGATCAATCTTCTTCTCCGACCTCACCCAAACACAACCACCACTTCCACCACTACTGTTACTCATCAGCCTCCTCTTCCGATTCGCCCTCAGCCACAGCCACCCACCCTCCACCACCACCTACCTCACAAAGACCATTTTACCCTCCAACATCATCCCCAATTCCAGCAATTTCCTCCCCATTTTGCCCTCCATCCTCAACACCACCACCAGGTTTTCCCCCAGGACCTCAACTTTCGTCAGCCGCAGTTCACGCCTCGCCCCTCGCACTCGCATCCCCAGCAACAGAGGCAGCAGCCCCAAACCCAGCCCCAGCCCCAGCCCCTACCTCCCCCGAAAATCGAGGTTGTTTCCCAAGATGTCACTACTCCTGTTCCTTCTGAATTGTCCAAAGAAAg TGCTCCAGTGGGAACCAAAAGAAGAGGTGGACCAGGTGGGCTAAACAAAGTTTGTGGTGTTTCACCTGAACTCCAGGCTATTGTTGGTGAGCCTGCCTTGCCAAGGACCGAG ATTGTGAAGCAGTTGTGGGCATACATAAGGAAAAACAACCTCCAGGATCCAAGCAACAAGAGAAAGATAATTTGTGATGATGCCCTCCGTATCGTTTTCGAGACAGATTGCACTGACATGTTCAAGATGAATAAGCTCCTTGCTAAGCACATAATCGCACTTGAGCCCTCAA AGGAGTCTAGTCAAGCTAAACGGGTAAAGGTGGAGGTTGAGCCCAAAGTTGAAACTACTGAACCCGGTGGATCTGTAGTTGTAATATCTGATGCACTTGCCAAGTTTTTGGGTGCTGGAGGTAGGGAGATGACTCATTTAGAGGCTTCCAGGCGTGTTTGGGAGTATATAAAGGTTAACCATTTAGAG GATCCATTGAACTCAATGGTGATATTATGTGATGTAAAGCTCAGAGAGCTTCTGGGGTGTGAAAACATTTCTGCAGTGGGTGTAGAAGAGATGTTATCACGCTATCATTTGTTTAAAAGGTCATGA